A single Stutzerimonas stutzeri DNA region contains:
- the flgN gene encoding flagellar protein FlgN, translated as MSQRDKLLEIVDDDLQQDCGDYLALRELMQELYARLLERDVPEIDRINQQVTVRVEAIAARAQRRSKVLTAFRLETTGVGMRRLLSSCSGARGESLQQHWQQVGDLAVQCQQLNEHNGRLLAMHHDILQQLLAGGQDARLYSPQAY; from the coding sequence GTGAGCCAGCGCGACAAGTTGCTGGAGATCGTCGATGACGATTTGCAGCAGGATTGCGGCGACTACCTCGCCCTGCGTGAGCTGATGCAGGAGTTGTATGCGCGGCTGCTGGAACGCGACGTGCCCGAGATCGACCGCATCAACCAGCAGGTTACCGTCCGCGTGGAAGCCATTGCCGCGCGCGCTCAACGGCGCAGCAAGGTGCTGACCGCCTTCCGTCTGGAAACGACCGGCGTCGGCATGCGGCGCCTGTTGTCCAGTTGCTCGGGCGCGCGGGGCGAGTCGTTGCAGCAGCACTGGCAGCAGGTCGGCGATCTCGCCGTGCAGTGCCAGCAACTCAACGAACACAACGGCCGACTGCTCGCGATGCACCATGACATTCTTCAGCAACTGCTCGCGGGCGGGCAGGATGCTCGACTCTACTCGCCCCAGGCTTACTAG
- the fliD gene encoding flagellar filament capping protein FliD — protein MAIDSDYVQQMSTQLATYEVQSSLDRLNRNETRYKSQRDALSSLRTSLTTFKSAMTKLNSRTSSMLTNSATFSQEGYASATVGTTAAAGTYDFYVERLASKQQVAVQGLVDGSLSGTLTLNDQAFDLGSYGTLDEAAKAINGAGLGAQATLVRSNGAVSLVVTSEQTGAANGFSLAVSGNAAATTTQLSTAQDARVRMGGSYGAGGIELTSSSNTFADVIDGVSMTVSKTHAAGDTPLTVTVGQDKAGTKAKAQSFIDAFNSLMTSFDSLTASGSDSTARGALAGDSSVRSIESRLNGLLRTDFGGKSLIEFGISADRSGKLTLDATRFEAAVANDPEGFEALFTGKDNLLDSIDKTVGSYTSSTNGMLKNRMDTLDMSLRRIDDQFENLQQQYDTHYSRYLRQFTTMMQTMQSMEQTFGLFG, from the coding sequence ATGGCTATAGATTCCGATTACGTGCAGCAGATGTCGACGCAGTTGGCGACCTACGAAGTTCAGTCTTCGCTGGATCGGCTTAACCGCAACGAAACGCGCTACAAGTCCCAGCGCGATGCGCTGAGTTCGTTGCGTACATCGCTGACGACCTTCAAGTCGGCGATGACCAAGCTCAACAGCCGCACGTCGAGCATGCTGACCAACAGCGCGACCTTCAGTCAGGAGGGTTACGCCTCGGCGACCGTCGGCACCACGGCGGCGGCAGGCACCTATGACTTTTACGTCGAGCGTCTGGCCAGCAAGCAGCAGGTGGCGGTGCAGGGCCTCGTCGATGGCAGCCTCAGCGGCACCTTGACGCTCAATGACCAGGCATTCGACCTCGGCAGTTACGGCACGCTCGACGAGGCGGCCAAGGCGATCAATGGCGCCGGACTCGGTGCGCAGGCCACGCTGGTACGCAGCAATGGCGCGGTCAGCCTGGTCGTGACCAGCGAGCAGACCGGTGCCGCCAACGGTTTCAGCCTTGCCGTTTCGGGTAACGCGGCAGCCACCACCACGCAGCTGTCGACCGCCCAGGATGCGCGGGTGCGCATGGGCGGCAGTTATGGCGCCGGTGGCATCGAGCTCACCAGTTCCAGCAATACCTTCGCCGACGTCATCGACGGCGTCAGCATGACGGTCAGCAAGACTCATGCGGCAGGCGACACGCCGCTGACGGTCACCGTTGGCCAGGACAAGGCGGGCACCAAGGCCAAGGCGCAGAGCTTCATCGATGCCTTCAACAGCCTGATGACCAGCTTCGATTCGCTGACCGCAAGCGGCAGCGACAGCACGGCGCGCGGTGCCCTGGCCGGCGATTCCAGCGTGCGCTCCATCGAGAGCCGCCTGAACGGCCTGCTGCGTACCGATTTCGGTGGCAAGAGCCTGATCGAATTCGGCATCAGTGCCGACCGCAGCGGCAAGTTGACCCTCGACGCTACGCGTTTCGAAGCCGCTGTCGCCAACGATCCGGAAGGCTTCGAGGCGCTGTTCACCGGCAAGGACAACCTGCTCGACAGCATCGACAAGACGGTCGGCAGCTACACCAGCAGCACCAACGGCATGTTGAAAAACCGCATGGACACGCTGGACATGAGCCTGCGGCGCATCGACGACCAGTTCGAAAACCTTCAACAGCAGTACGACACCCATTACAGCCGCTACCTCAGGCAATTCACCACCATGATGCAGACCATGCAGAGCATGGAGCAGACCTTCGGATTGTTCGGATGA
- the motA gene encoding flagellar motor stator protein MotA, whose translation MQKVLGAFIIIGCVLGGYAMANGDMRMLWQPAEVVIILGAALGSLVVGNPKEVLVEMLHQIKGVFAYQRRGEEFQRQLLMLLYELLEMVDVGGLKVLDSHIEEPDQSDLFVRYPLILQEKNLMAFIADNFRLMAMGKITAHELEGFLEQELEAMEHALLQPARSLHKIGEAMPGFGILAAIMGIIITMGSIGGSVAEIGAHVAAALVGTFLGIFFCYCLMDPLSNAMSQRIKTELSALECVRTTLVAHVAGKPTLLAVDAGRKLIEQDVKPAFRQLENWVTQYEEERDAA comes from the coding sequence ATGCAGAAAGTATTAGGTGCATTCATCATCATCGGCTGCGTCCTGGGCGGCTACGCCATGGCGAATGGCGACATGCGCATGCTCTGGCAGCCCGCCGAGGTGGTCATCATCCTGGGCGCGGCACTCGGTAGCCTGGTGGTGGGTAACCCCAAGGAAGTGCTGGTCGAGATGCTGCACCAGATCAAGGGTGTCTTCGCCTATCAGCGGCGCGGTGAGGAATTCCAGCGCCAGTTGCTCATGTTGCTCTACGAACTGCTGGAAATGGTCGACGTCGGTGGCCTCAAGGTGCTCGACTCGCATATCGAGGAGCCGGACCAGAGCGACCTGTTCGTGCGCTACCCGCTGATCCTTCAGGAAAAGAACCTGATGGCCTTCATCGCCGACAACTTCCGCCTGATGGCGATGGGCAAGATCACCGCCCACGAACTGGAGGGCTTTCTCGAGCAGGAGCTCGAAGCCATGGAGCATGCGCTGCTGCAACCGGCGCGTTCGCTGCACAAGATCGGCGAGGCCATGCCGGGCTTCGGCATTCTCGCGGCGATCATGGGCATCATCATCACCATGGGCAGCATCGGCGGCAGCGTCGCGGAAATCGGCGCCCACGTCGCCGCGGCCCTGGTGGGTACGTTCCTCGGGATCTTCTTCTGCTATTGCCTGATGGACCCGCTGTCCAACGCCATGTCGCAGCGGATCAAGACCGAACTGTCCGCGCTCGAATGCGTGCGCACCACACTGGTCGCCCATGTCGCCGGCAAGCCCACGTTGCTCGCGGTGGATGCGGGCCGCAAGCTGATCGAACAGGACGTCAAGCCCGCCTTCCGTCAGCTGGAGAACTGGGTGACCCAGTATGAGGAAGAAAGGGACGCCGCATGA
- a CDS encoding OmpA family protein, which yields MRNRGKGGAGGEHEIIIKRRSKKGHGDEHGGAWKVAFADFTLAMMALFMVLWIIQPQMELSNPSYGEMESNPLVDGGAGIFDGTSTSPLELDGVPVRPPQASETDSVESKREQDGIRHFGSTEELKALAELMRAVASEVDALANLEVDVVPQGLRILIKDDQQRFMFQRGSATLNPHFQTLLGVLAGVLAKVDNKLIISGHTDATPYRQKNGYNNWNLSGDRALRARNALVDAGLAERSVLQVTAQADVMPLHPDDPQNGANRRVEILLLTASAQALYEELFGDSYGQVRFTESGASYRGDGR from the coding sequence ATGAGAAACCGGGGCAAGGGTGGCGCCGGCGGCGAGCACGAGATCATCATCAAGCGCCGCAGCAAGAAGGGGCATGGCGACGAGCATGGTGGTGCCTGGAAGGTGGCCTTTGCCGACTTTACGTTGGCCATGATGGCGCTGTTCATGGTGTTGTGGATCATCCAGCCACAGATGGAACTGTCCAACCCGTCTTACGGCGAGATGGAAAGCAATCCGCTCGTCGATGGCGGCGCCGGCATTTTCGACGGCACCAGCACGTCGCCGCTCGAACTCGACGGGGTACCGGTACGCCCGCCGCAAGCCAGCGAGACGGACAGCGTCGAATCGAAACGCGAACAGGACGGCATCCGCCACTTCGGCTCGACCGAAGAGCTGAAGGCGCTCGCCGAGCTGATGCGTGCGGTGGCCAGCGAGGTCGATGCGCTGGCCAACCTGGAAGTGGATGTGGTCCCGCAGGGACTGCGAATCCTGATCAAGGACGACCAGCAGCGCTTCATGTTCCAGCGCGGCAGTGCCACGTTGAACCCGCATTTCCAGACGCTGCTGGGCGTGCTCGCCGGTGTGTTGGCCAAGGTCGACAACAAGCTGATCATCAGTGGTCACACCGACGCCACGCCGTATCGGCAGAAGAACGGCTACAACAACTGGAACCTGTCGGGTGATCGCGCCCTGCGCGCGCGCAACGCCCTGGTCGACGCGGGCCTGGCCGAGCGTTCGGTGCTGCAGGTGACCGCGCAGGCCGACGTCATGCCGCTGCACCCCGATGACCCGCAAAACGGCGCCAACCGCCGCGTGGAAATCCTGCTGCTGACCGCTTCGGCGCAGGCGTTGTACGAGGAGCTGTTCGGCGACAGCTACGGCCAGGTGCGGTTTACCGAAAGCGGGGCGAGCTATCGCGGCGACGGTCGCTGA
- a CDS encoding flagellar basal body-associated FliL family protein, translated as MSTPRLVLLMLLLNVLTVAGGVGVSYWLLKPGMQGAAEQAEAADAAEPVEPSEYEFYPVEKVIVSVRGDGRERYFVLDLALQADASDEPKHFEQAEPIVRNSVVGYLSSLPFEELRGLKLSELQKRLETVLFADFASKNAAVPFKHVLINKLIVQ; from the coding sequence ATGTCGACGCCCCGTCTCGTCCTTTTGATGCTGCTGCTCAACGTCCTGACCGTTGCCGGTGGTGTTGGTGTCAGTTACTGGCTGCTCAAGCCCGGCATGCAGGGGGCAGCCGAACAGGCCGAAGCGGCCGACGCGGCCGAACCGGTCGAACCTTCGGAATACGAGTTCTACCCGGTGGAAAAGGTCATCGTCAGCGTGCGCGGCGACGGTCGAGAGCGCTATTTCGTGCTGGACCTTGCCTTGCAGGCCGATGCCTCCGACGAGCCGAAGCACTTCGAACAGGCCGAACCGATCGTGCGTAACTCGGTGGTGGGCTACCTGTCGTCACTGCCATTCGAAGAACTGCGCGGGTTGAAACTCAGCGAGTTGCAGAAGCGTCTGGAAACGGTCCTGTTCGCCGATTTTGCCAGCAAGAATGCAGCGGTGCCGTTCAAGCACGTGCTGATCAACAAGCTGATCGTGCAGTAA
- a CDS encoding transcriptional regulator, translated as MTSSLTPSATDAFVCPLLKTGRAGCSARFDRALYQLVLCHEQDEDTLDLGFSGSRVLERLLQAPGEVVSREELMRYAWEGRVVGQGSLNQQIYTLRQALFDSRSQIIQTLPRRGYLFNPQYLALEPGALPDELAPAAVASTPEPACVVELPAPSAMTIPVAAQPSRRARSWQAAALAGTGLMVLAALATLGFRLASTPAPSFTQTLDINGFQVLYVEKSQRLLDSLVKETRLLIDTMSAMNAEPARLIVNMSPGFYEIRCLQSDGRVNWLKVHKSRIQTIPSDHLLGCLQ; from the coding sequence ATGACCTCATCTCTGACCCCCTCGGCCACCGATGCCTTCGTCTGCCCCCTGTTGAAAACCGGCCGAGCCGGTTGCTCGGCTCGCTTCGATCGCGCGCTGTACCAACTCGTGCTGTGCCATGAACAAGATGAAGACACGCTCGACCTCGGCTTCTCCGGCAGCCGGGTACTGGAGCGCCTGCTGCAGGCGCCCGGCGAAGTCGTGTCCCGCGAGGAACTGATGCGTTACGCCTGGGAAGGGCGGGTCGTCGGCCAGGGCAGTCTCAATCAACAAATCTATACGCTGCGCCAGGCGCTGTTCGATAGCCGCAGCCAGATCATCCAGACGCTGCCGCGCCGGGGTTACCTGTTCAATCCGCAATATCTGGCGCTCGAACCGGGGGCGTTGCCGGACGAGCTGGCGCCTGCCGCCGTTGCGTCGACACCTGAGCCTGCCTGCGTGGTAGAGCTGCCCGCGCCCAGCGCCATGACGATCCCGGTTGCCGCGCAGCCGAGCCGACGCGCCCGTTCATGGCAGGCCGCTGCGCTCGCCGGGACGGGGTTGATGGTTCTGGCGGCGCTGGCCACTCTGGGCTTTCGCCTGGCCAGTACGCCAGCGCCGTCCTTCACGCAGACCCTGGACATCAACGGTTTTCAGGTCCTCTACGTGGAAAAAAGCCAGCGCCTGCTCGATTCGCTGGTCAAGGAAACGCGCCTGCTGATCGATACCATGAGTGCCATGAATGCCGAGCCAGCCAGGCTGATCGTCAACATGTCCCCGGGCTTCTATGAAATCCGTTGCCTGCAGAGCGACGGCCGCGTCAATTGGCTGAAGGTGCACAAGAGCCGGATCCAGACGATCCCCAGCGACCATCTACTAGGGTGCCTGCAATGA
- the flgM gene encoding flagellar biosynthesis anti-sigma factor FlgM, whose amino-acid sequence MEISRHFKPAVMTPTETAAARPVSARPAPQSSARQAESLPLEQMHDALRAMPEVDLDRVAAIKQALQRGEISTDVGELASSMLSYHRGNDA is encoded by the coding sequence ATGGAAATCAGCCGGCATTTCAAGCCCGCCGTTATGACACCCACCGAGACCGCTGCGGCTCGTCCGGTCAGTGCTCGCCCCGCCCCGCAGTCCTCCGCCCGCCAGGCCGAAAGCCTGCCGCTGGAGCAGATGCACGACGCCTTGCGCGCCATGCCCGAGGTTGACCTGGATCGCGTAGCGGCGATCAAGCAGGCCCTGCAGCGTGGCGAGATATCCACTGATGTGGGCGAGCTGGCGTCCAGCATGCTCAGTTACCACCGCGGGAACGATGCGTGA
- a CDS encoding FliA/WhiG family RNA polymerase sigma factor produces MSATCPVDYYGATPAGSSVFAPAIEQRWLMQYLPLVKRIVRQLSLQANQVLDREDMEQIGMMGLLEGLRRYGEPDEQFGKFASLRIRGAILDELRRQDWRPRQVRQQAHRVRDAIRDLSRQLGHEPSDEEIKAYTGLGEKDYQDFLWADSSEAIESLDELLQSGHEQFPDATELFEERLIKERVLEQALARLDERERLVLTLYYQHELSLKEIALVLEVSDARVCQLSKQAIGKACRFLTEKSQ; encoded by the coding sequence ATGAGTGCCACTTGCCCCGTCGACTACTACGGCGCCACACCGGCCGGTTCGTCGGTCTTCGCCCCGGCCATCGAGCAGCGCTGGCTGATGCAGTATCTGCCGTTGGTCAAGCGCATCGTCCGGCAGCTCTCGCTGCAGGCCAACCAGGTGCTCGATCGCGAGGACATGGAGCAGATCGGCATGATGGGCCTGCTCGAAGGGTTGCGGCGCTACGGTGAGCCGGACGAGCAGTTCGGCAAGTTTGCCTCGCTGCGCATTCGCGGCGCGATTCTCGATGAGTTGCGTCGCCAGGACTGGCGCCCGCGCCAGGTCCGCCAGCAGGCGCACAGGGTGCGCGATGCGATTCGCGACCTGTCTCGCCAACTGGGCCACGAGCCCAGCGACGAGGAGATCAAGGCGTACACCGGCCTTGGGGAAAAGGATTATCAGGACTTTCTCTGGGCCGATTCGTCCGAGGCGATCGAAAGCCTGGACGAGTTGCTGCAGAGCGGTCACGAGCAGTTCCCGGATGCCACCGAGCTGTTCGAGGAGCGCTTGATCAAGGAGCGTGTGCTCGAGCAGGCGCTGGCGCGACTGGACGAGCGTGAACGGCTGGTACTGACACTGTATTACCAGCATGAGTTGAGTCTGAAGGAAATTGCCCTGGTGCTGGAGGTCAGCGATGCCCGGGTCTGTCAGCTGAGCAAACAGGCGATCGGCAAGGCTTGTCGCTTCCTAACCGAGAAGAGCCAGTAA
- the fliS gene encoding flagellar export chaperone FliS, translating to MSTYLQNDSYDSYRSVDLEARAASASPYELVLVLMDGLLDELARARGHIEHKRYQQKGASLEKCMNILNGLNGALDEEGGGEVVQGLARLYEYCIYRLSDVSVSLSLEGLDEVINLLGILREGWEGVSAARK from the coding sequence ATGAGTACTTATCTCCAAAACGACAGCTACGACAGCTACCGATCGGTAGACCTCGAGGCCCGCGCGGCCTCCGCCTCGCCTTACGAACTGGTGCTGGTGCTGATGGATGGCCTGCTCGATGAACTGGCGCGCGCCCGCGGCCATATCGAGCACAAGCGCTACCAACAGAAGGGCGCTTCCCTGGAGAAGTGCATGAATATCCTCAACGGCCTCAACGGCGCGCTCGACGAAGAGGGCGGTGGGGAAGTCGTGCAGGGGCTGGCGCGCCTCTATGAATACTGCATCTACCGCCTCTCCGACGTCAGTGTGTCGCTGTCGCTGGAGGGCCTGGACGAAGTGATCAACCTGCTCGGCATCCTGCGTGAAGGTTGGGAGGGCGTCAGTGCCGCTCGTAAGTGA
- a CDS encoding flagellar hook-length control protein FliK encodes MIQSISAGRAAAVSAESAPPAQARAAHGGQPGKSRQQTDSAAHGFGERMRVAASETGHPAERPAGFAQDMRLPPSPERGEVAQPGGRSASADDTSQALTPEQWLLGMIDQQLAEIQARDATEPDVVSGPVAQPLPEAVAPLGDEWLAWLPAQLPAGEPPLDGAPADPLDGLMAGGYPGWAADANPAAAAMPRSAGMSPGQPAAAPALADALPMATLEPLQSAPEVLEAGEPVTTGAERGQLTPLQPADRALKLQAPDAKWGEQMLHALRENVDLQIQQKIQSATIRLDPPELGSLEILLSHESGRLNVQLSAANADVARLLQQTSDRLRQELVGQHFVQVNVQVGADGGGQQGQQRQRAAPTDEPSPLAARPQEPAPEQDRKSGRARDVLITV; translated from the coding sequence ATGATCCAGTCGATTTCAGCCGGCCGCGCCGCTGCCGTGAGCGCCGAGTCCGCGCCGCCCGCGCAGGCTCGTGCCGCCCATGGCGGCCAACCCGGCAAAAGCCGGCAGCAGACCGACAGCGCGGCCCACGGCTTCGGCGAGCGCATGAGGGTGGCGGCCAGCGAGACCGGACATCCGGCCGAACGGCCTGCGGGCTTTGCCCAGGACATGCGCTTGCCGCCGTCGCCCGAGCGGGGTGAAGTGGCGCAACCGGGCGGTCGTTCTGCATCGGCTGATGACACCTCGCAAGCGCTGACCCCTGAACAGTGGCTGTTGGGCATGATCGACCAGCAACTGGCGGAGATTCAGGCGCGCGATGCCACGGAACCGGACGTCGTGTCCGGGCCGGTTGCGCAGCCGTTGCCGGAAGCCGTCGCGCCGCTGGGCGATGAGTGGCTCGCCTGGCTGCCGGCACAATTGCCGGCAGGCGAGCCGCCATTGGATGGCGCGCCCGCCGATCCGCTGGACGGGCTGATGGCCGGCGGCTATCCAGGCTGGGCTGCGGATGCCAATCCCGCCGCTGCCGCCATGCCCAGGTCGGCCGGGATGAGCCCTGGACAGCCGGCGGCGGCACCCGCTTTGGCCGACGCGCTGCCGATGGCCACGCTCGAACCGCTGCAGAGCGCCCCTGAGGTGTTGGAGGCTGGCGAACCCGTGACCACCGGCGCCGAGCGCGGGCAGCTAACACCGCTGCAGCCGGCTGATCGTGCCCTGAAGTTGCAGGCGCCGGACGCCAAGTGGGGCGAACAGATGCTGCACGCCCTGCGTGAGAACGTCGATCTGCAGATCCAGCAGAAAATCCAGAGCGCCACCATCCGCCTCGATCCGCCGGAGCTGGGTAGCCTCGAGATTCTGCTGAGCCACGAATCGGGACGGCTGAACGTACAGCTGTCCGCCGCCAATGCCGACGTGGCGCGGCTGCTTCAGCAGACCAGCGACCGTTTGCGCCAGGAACTGGTCGGTCAGCATTTCGTTCAGGTCAACGTGCAGGTGGGTGCCGACGGCGGTGGACAACAGGGTCAGCAGCGCCAGCGCGCGGCGCCGACCGACGAGCCGTCGCCGCTGGCGGCTCGGCCGCAGGAGCCGGCACCGGAGCAGGACCGCAAAAGCGGTCGCGCCCGGGATGTGCTGATCACGGTTTGA
- the fliI gene encoding flagellar protein export ATPase FliI — protein MSLRESFRLDEALRSLDTVQLARVSGRLVRVSGMLLESLGCQRMTGQRCFVEQGDGSMLEAQVVGFNRDITYLMPFKKPVGLTSGSRVFPAPDDAKLYIDASWLGRVVNGLGEPLDELGKLSGRDPLPTELPSVNPLKRKPVSEPLDVGVRAINATLTLGKGQRVGLFAGSGVGKSVLLGMITRQTKADVVVVGLIGERGREVQEFLLHSLGEEGLKKAVVVVAPANESPLMRLKATELCHSIAAYFRDQGNDVLLLVDSLTRYAMAQREIALALGEPPATKGYPPSVFGMLPELVESAGNGANDSGSLSALYTVLAEGDDQQDPIVDCARAILDGHIVLSRRLADAGHYPAIDICASVSRCMSQVGQPAHLGAARQLKEFYSTYEKIKELIPLGGYSPGADTKTDRAVQLAPTIERFLRQDVGEAAELEASLGILQSIIRKP, from the coding sequence ATGTCACTGCGCGAGAGCTTTCGGCTCGATGAGGCCCTGCGCTCGCTGGACACCGTGCAACTGGCCCGGGTCAGTGGACGCCTCGTACGGGTATCCGGCATGTTGCTGGAGAGCCTCGGCTGCCAGCGCATGACCGGCCAGCGCTGTTTCGTCGAGCAGGGCGACGGCAGCATGCTCGAAGCGCAGGTGGTGGGCTTCAACCGCGACATCACCTACCTGATGCCATTCAAGAAACCCGTGGGCCTGACATCCGGCTCCCGTGTGTTTCCGGCACCGGACGATGCCAAGCTGTACATCGACGCGTCCTGGCTCGGCCGGGTGGTCAACGGCCTCGGTGAACCACTGGACGAACTCGGCAAGCTCAGTGGGCGCGATCCGCTGCCCACCGAGCTGCCATCGGTCAACCCGCTCAAGCGCAAGCCGGTCAGCGAACCGCTGGACGTCGGGGTGCGTGCCATCAATGCGACCCTGACGCTGGGCAAAGGCCAGCGGGTCGGCCTGTTCGCCGGTTCCGGTGTCGGCAAGAGCGTGCTGCTGGGCATGATCACGCGTCAGACCAAGGCCGATGTGGTGGTGGTCGGGCTGATCGGCGAGCGCGGCCGCGAGGTGCAGGAGTTCCTGCTGCATTCGCTGGGTGAAGAAGGCCTGAAGAAAGCCGTGGTGGTCGTCGCGCCGGCCAACGAATCGCCGCTGATGCGGCTCAAGGCCACCGAGTTGTGCCACAGCATCGCTGCCTACTTTCGCGATCAGGGCAACGATGTGTTGCTGCTGGTGGATTCGCTTACCCGCTACGCCATGGCCCAGCGCGAAATCGCCCTGGCGCTGGGCGAGCCGCCTGCGACCAAGGGTTATCCGCCGTCGGTGTTCGGCATGTTGCCGGAACTCGTGGAAAGCGCCGGGAACGGCGCCAACGACAGTGGCAGCCTCAGCGCGCTCTATACGGTACTGGCCGAGGGCGACGACCAGCAGGACCCGATCGTCGACTGCGCGCGGGCGATTCTCGACGGCCATATCGTGCTGTCGCGCCGCCTGGCCGATGCCGGTCACTACCCGGCCATCGACATCTGCGCCTCGGTCAGTCGCTGCATGAGCCAGGTCGGCCAGCCGGCGCACCTGGGCGCGGCGCGGCAACTCAAGGAGTTCTACAGCACCTACGAGAAAATCAAGGAACTGATACCCCTCGGCGGCTACAGCCCTGGTGCGGACACCAAGACCGACCGCGCCGTGCAGCTGGCGCCCACCATCGAGCGCTTTCTACGCCAGGACGTGGGCGAGGCGGCGGAGCTGGAAGCCAGCCTCGGCATCCTGCAAAGCATCATCAGGAAACCATGA
- a CDS encoding flagellar export protein FliJ codes for MKQQIETLTRLASLRGNRVKQMLGQVQYQQNLCQRYRNNITGLSRLCGFSVPMSTPLQRDNQQRYKATLYKMIELQRRELVVAEQALARVQQEMLQAMRSEKVVAHVIDAKMQQWQQLLVAQEQKIQDGLAAQSWWRNQIA; via the coding sequence ATGAAACAGCAGATCGAAACGCTCACGCGCCTGGCCAGCTTGCGCGGCAACCGGGTCAAGCAGATGCTCGGGCAGGTCCAGTACCAACAGAACCTCTGCCAGCGCTATCGCAACAACATCACCGGCCTGAGCCGCCTGTGTGGCTTCTCCGTACCGATGAGCACCCCGTTGCAGCGCGACAACCAGCAGCGCTACAAGGCCACGCTGTACAAGATGATCGAACTGCAGCGCCGTGAACTGGTGGTGGCCGAGCAGGCACTGGCGCGCGTGCAACAGGAAATGCTGCAGGCCATGCGCAGCGAAAAGGTCGTCGCGCATGTGATCGATGCCAAGATGCAGCAATGGCAACAACTGCTGGTCGCGCAGGAGCAGAAAATTCAGGACGGCCTTGCCGCGCAGAGCTGGTGGCGCAACCAGATCGCCTAG
- the lafA gene encoding lateral flagellin LafA yields the protein MALSIHTNYSALTTNTALNKSNNALATNQQRLGTGLRINSAADDAAGLQIATRLNAQSRGMGVAMRNVGDSISLLQTAEGALNEMTDIMQRMKDLSTQAANDTNSAEDRTAIQAEFTALSTEMANIFDNTAYAGEALFGAGKFGAGAVTFQIGASTAETLELDVADKTDALDSLLGTDITTLDITTQAGANGAIDTLASALDSIGSLRADFGANINRLNHTSNNLANMKDNTEMAKGRIMDADFAVESANMSKNSMLMQSGISMLKQAGQMPGMVMGLLG from the coding sequence ATGGCTCTGTCCATTCACACCAACTATTCCGCCCTGACCACCAACACCGCGCTGAACAAGTCCAACAACGCCCTGGCCACCAACCAGCAGCGTCTGGGCACCGGCCTGCGCATCAACTCCGCTGCCGACGACGCCGCCGGCCTGCAGATCGCCACCCGCCTGAACGCTCAGAGCCGTGGCATGGGCGTTGCCATGCGTAACGTCGGCGACTCCATCTCCCTGCTGCAAACCGCTGAAGGCGCGCTCAACGAGATGACCGATATCATGCAGCGCATGAAAGATCTGTCCACCCAGGCTGCGAACGACACCAACTCCGCAGAAGACCGCACCGCCATCCAGGCTGAATTCACCGCGCTGTCCACAGAAATGGCGAACATTTTTGACAACACTGCCTACGCTGGCGAAGCGCTGTTCGGTGCAGGCAAGTTCGGCGCCGGCGCGGTCACGTTCCAGATTGGCGCCTCGACCGCCGAAACGCTTGAACTGGACGTGGCAGACAAGACCGACGCCCTCGATAGCCTGCTGGGCACGGATATCACTACGCTCGATATTACTACTCAAGCGGGCGCAAACGGTGCCATCGATACCCTAGCTAGCGCTTTGGATTCGATCGGCTCGCTGCGTGCGGATTTCGGCGCCAACATCAACCGCCTGAACCACACCAGCAACAACCTGGCGAACATGAAGGACAACACCGAAATGGCCAAAGGCCGGATCATGGACGCCGACTTCGCCGTCGAAAGCGCCAACATGAGCAAGAACTCCATGCTCATGCAGTCGGGCATTTCCATGCTCAAGCAAGCCGGCCAGATGCCAGGCATGGTCATGGGCCTGCTGGGCTAA